Proteins encoded in a region of the Euleptes europaea isolate rEulEur1 chromosome 3, rEulEur1.hap1, whole genome shotgun sequence genome:
- the SNRPF gene encoding small nuclear ribonucleoprotein F, translating to MSLPLNPKPFLNGLTGKPVMVKLKWGMEYKGYLVSVDGYMNMQLANTEEYIDGALSGHLGEVLIRCNNVLYIRGVEEEEEDGEMRE from the exons ATG AGTTTGCCTCTGAATCCAAAGCCCTTCCTCAACGGGCTGACTGGGAAGCCCGTGATGGTGAAGCTGAAGTGGGGGATGGAATACAAAGGCTATCTTGTCTCTGTCGACGGCTACATGAACATGCAG CTTGCAAATACAGAAGAATATATTGATGGTGCATTATCTGGACATCTTGGTGAAGTTCTGATAAG GTGTAATAATGTCCTTTATATAaggggtgtggaggaggaggaagaagatggaGAAATGAGAGAATAA